The DNA sequence TGCACTTGGAATCCTACCTCATAGAAAGCAGCATAAGAAGCTTCTATTACAAGCTTTAGTAGGTGAAGACCTTGCTGAAGGACAATTATTTTCGTCAAGCAGCGGTCTAATTGATGACAACATTCACAGTGATTTTGATATTTACGTGAGGAAGCTTCAGGATAAATATGGTCTACAGTGTCATCATCCACGGGCACGGCAAATGACTTCCGAAGCTCACAGATATCAGGTGCTCGATGCTTTGGTCGACCTTTTCTGCAGATCGAAGGTTTCTGCAGATGTTCGCTTGGTTTGTGGTTGGCTTTTCCGGCAACTGCTGCCCCAAGGAGAGGAAGAATTCACTGCTTTTCATCTAAGACGACTAAAGGATTCACACAAGGATTGTATCTCAAAGCTTTCGGAGGAATCTGGAGGATGCTGGTGTGACATGCTTCTTCCTATCATTAAAGACGCTTGGAGGAACTGCAAGAAAGAAATTGAGGCATCTTCAGTTGCCATCGCAGAGGGAGTCTATGCGATGGTTAAGCATAGCATTCTTGCTAGTTGTAGGAAAGATGATGAAGACTGCCAAGAGGAAAGCCTGCCCAATAAATACTTAGAATATCTTTCATGCATCTCCAAGGACATAGAAACATTTTGCTGGTGCAAGCAACCAATGGGGAAAGTAGACATCGATACTAGCAGAATGGAGGAATACTCACACAGCTATACTGAACCGCTGATGTTGACTGGTGACACGAAGAGAGGTTGTACAAGGGATACTTTCAGCAGCTATAAGCTGCAAGTGCTTACCGTGCTCAAAACAATTGCTATAAACTGCAACAGCTtaacatgctgaacacttgagcTGAACATTTGTGAAGCTTACAGAGGAGGATCGGGTTCTTGGCCAGCTGCCATATTCCGGACTATGGATTCAACTGTGCTTCAGTGTTGTCTTTTTTGGATAATTCGAATCACTTTGATTCATTTGAATCAGAGAAATAAGATTAACCCTATAttacctcaaaaaaaaaaaaacccgccACCAGCCCTAGGCTCTGTTTGAATGTAAAACATTtatagatttttttaaaaaaattaccaTGGTTTTCTTCTAAAATACTTTGGTTTGATTTTAGAGTGTCTGTTTGGATGCAATAAATTTTACAGTTTTGAAAACCATAATACTACAACATCTAAATAGGGCCTGAATCTTTGTTGACATGCCTATAATTCTAGAGAGATGTCAAATCACTCGTACATGTGAAATGCTCTATATACCTGTAGCGGGAATGGTGAGTTCCCCTGCTAGGAGAGATCTCAACGTTGCACCTAACTGATTTTTAATTTATGGTTTAGTGGTTATTTTATAAACAAACAAGCATGTGGGCTCAAACAAGCCACACATAGAGAAGTAGAGAACAGTATACGCGCCCATGATATTCGAGACTGGTTAACTGATGCGAATAAAATAGTTTTGAGACCATGGGGGTGGATTGGTGTCTTCAACTACTGCAGCCTACTAGAGTACTAGATAGAGGTTGGTCAAGTTAGTGTCAAGTTCACAAATCTGTCTTCTATATACGCTATTTGATTGATGTGCAATTAATGTAAATTTCTGCAGGAGCAGATTACGTGGCATATGGAAACATCATTAAGCAAACTTGGcaacgctattctacacccctaggtgtagaatattattttaCACCGCAAGTTAAAACTGCAGAAAAAatataggctttgtttagttcctcaaaaattttacaaaatttatcagattctccgtcacatcgaatctttagacatatgcatggagtattaaatatagatgaaaataaaaactaattgcacagtttggtcggaattgacaagacgaatcttttgagcctagttagtccataattgaacaatatttgtcaaatacaaacgaaagtgctactattcctattttgcaaaaaattttggaagtaaacaaggcttgaGCAATACTGAAACACGTTCAGTATCATCTAGTCCAATATCTAAGAACCACGAAATattgaacaatactgaaacacgagtatatatatatatatatatatatatatatatatatatatatatatatatatatatattctcttCATCTCAAATCATAAGATGTTTTGGTTTTTTAGTTTTTAATATGcatttagatatacactatgtctagatactCACCATTCCCGCTACAGGTATGATTGAATAAAAAACATCTTATGatttttggttttttagttTTTAAGTTAGAAAGATTTGATTTTGGACAAAGGTGAAGTGAATTATAACATGGAATTGAGGGAATCCCTACCATTAGATACTCGCGTTATGATTGAATAAAAAACAACATGATGCtgaaatataaataaattgtcCACCTAGCTTTCATCATAACTTGAAATTAATGTTTGGACGGAATTAGTTGATAGTTACATGCAACTGAATACTTGAAGACTTTTATCATTGCATTTGTTCTTGGTAGGCATCGCAGTAATGGTTCTTCAGGAAATAATGCACTAGCATGTAAACGTACTTCAACTCTGTTTTTTCTATTGTAATAGAACTCGTAAACTCTTAATATTCGATTTAGAAAGCAAAACAAGGAACGCAGCTTCTTGGGAACATCTGGTCCTTGAGATACAATCCCAAacaatagaaaaataaaaaagaaaagaacgaCACAAGTGTTCCCATTGGGTGACATGGAACATGCACGATGGGTGGCTCACCTAAAATTTGTCATGGGAAGGCACCATATATTTCACTATGTCCAAATTTCTGAAAGCAATCTCTTACCATGTGccactatatatattatatgatCATTGATCACTCACATGGAAATCCATGCTCCAGTTCTAGCAGGGTACTATATGTCAACAAAGTGGTTGAAGTGAAAAAATTGGCCATCGACCGtcttttgaaataaaaaaaaacagtatAAAATCATGATTTTTAATCACCATTCTGCCAATCATTGCAGgcctagaactagaacaaaatCTATATACTTCATTCAAACTGAAGTCAGCACGTCAGTCAACAACAGTATAGCAGCGGGGGATAGTATGCATGCACCCCTCGAGCATTCACATTAAGATAGAGAACTCCTCCACTCTAGCATCCGTTGGCAAGAGCTCATCAACGAAGGACACGTTTTGCTTTCTCCATAATTAATTAGCTCCTCAACATGTTTACTACAGCAGCCATCCTGGTTCCTGTTTCCCACTGAAACACATCTCTGTTCCCGCCTATAAATACATGGTCTGTTTCTGTGTAGGATCCCAAAGCTAGCATCCAACAAACAAGTAGCCTTCAACCCTACAACTACAAGGCATAGTACATCTCATCAGAAACTCAGATACACCTACACCGCTACACGGACCACACTGCTTGTTGCACATTCGAAGATGATCGGTGATGAACTGGATTCAGAAGTTGTTGTACGCTACTTCAGAGGCAAGAGCATCCTGATCACTGGTTCAACTGGCTTCCTGGGGAAAGGTACGGTACCTCTCTTCTTCATGCATGAATGAATGAACTCGTCCAGCTATTACTCTTTCAGGGTGTCTGCAGTGTGCACAATGCATGTCTGATATTCTCAGCGTGGGTGCTTGCTTTCTGCGTTTTCGTCGTCTCTTCGTAGTGCTTGCGGAGAAGATACTGAGGGTTCAGCCGGATGTCAAGAAGCTCTTCCTCCTTATTCGAGCCGCCGATGTCGAGTCTGCGAAGCAGAGGGTCGAGACTGAGGTGAAAACAAAATATTTCTTCTATTCTTCCTTGCATCTTAGTTTCTTACGTTGTATCCAATGGCTCAGTCTGAACTTCCTCTGTCACTTGCAAATATTTTTCTGGAAACCATTCCTTCAAACAAGGAcagaggattttttttttgaaaggtcaGGAAGAGCTTTGTTGAAATAATATATTAGTAGAAGAAGAAAATTATACAGAAAAGTTGCATGCCTGAAGCAAAAAAAGACAACCAACAACAGACCACTGTCATGGAAAAAACTTGCTCCGACAACAGAGGAAAATCGTGTATGAATCTTTTAATATGCAAATTTGATGTCCTCTCTATCTTTACCACTGTGCTCGTGCATATCTTGCAACGAGCACTCATGCTAGATGCATGCATAACCCAAAATCCCAAATCTTGCTCACACAATATTAGTAAAGGAAACAAGAGTATTATACAAATTTGTTTTGTACCTATGTTTAGCCATCCATTACCCTTATCACCCACTCAGCAAAATATGCCCTCCAATCCGACTTCAATATAATATGGCCTGTTGTACAGCAGAAGTAACGTAACTGTGTGGCTATACTGTGCAGTAACCATCAACAACATTATGACAAGAACAATACTCAAATATTGTTTTTTTCCTTGAACACATCTGTGACCAAAGCAGAATAGATCCCTCTAATAGAAGAAGACAGTGATGGGTCGGTAGAGGTGGCAGTTGCGGCAAAAGCTTTTCAGCAACCAATATTAGCACAGCACAGATATGGAAGTAAGAAACAAAGTGATCCCTTACgtgatcaaaaaaaaaaaagtgatcCCTTACAATAGCTGAGGGGTAACCGGTTCTCAAACTAATCTTGCATGGTGCAACTCTACAGGTTTGCTAAGTCAGAATGTCTCCTCATGGATTTTGCTAGCTAGCTGCGTTCAATCTGAAATGTGTTTTCTTCTGACAAAACTAGTGGCAAATGCATAGGGCATTGAATGTTAATTTGAAGCAAGACTTAAAGGACTACATACCTAATAACTGTTGCATTTCTGTAATGATATCGGTCTTATGGTAATCTTTCAATGAAAACTCTGTTTCGTTGTCGCTAGGTGACAGGAAGGGAGATCTTTCAAATTTTGAAACAAAAGCATGGTAATGGGTTTGAAGGCTTCATCCAAGAAAAAGTATGCCCTTTGCCAGGAGACGTCATGTATGAGAACTTGGGCCTAGCCCCTGCCAAACTGAGAGAAGTATGGAAAGAAATAGACATCATTGTCAATGGAGCTGCAACTACAAATTTCTACGAAAGGTCTGAGCTTATTCTGTTAACAAATTATTTCCGATGCATGAATATTGTGGAAATATTTGTTTAGTTATCTGGCCAAACTGCAGGTATGATGTGGCTTTCGACACAAATGTCATGGGAGCCAAGCGCATATGCGAGTTTGCAAAGAGGTGCAGCAAACTGAAGATGCTGCTACATGTTTCAACAGGTAGGAAATAAAGCAACAATCCTGTGTTCCATGTGTGGCCAAATCTTGACCATCAATTTTCTTCAATTAAgcggtatatataataagtacaACAAAAAGAACTATCAGCAATCTGATAACATTTTCATGAGCAGCTTATGTAGCCGGTGAACAAGAAGGGATAGTGCTAGAGAAGCCATTCCATTTGGGTGAAACCCTGAGGGAAGGCACGCACCTGGACATCGAATCCGAACTAAATCTGATAAAAGAGACCAGGAGAGAACTGAAAGCCAACCGTTCTTCAGAAAAGGCTGAGAGAAGAACCATGAAGGAGCTTGGCCTCAAGAGGTGAGTGAGAAATTTAGAAcccattagggcactcacaatgcaagactctatcatagagtctaagacaattaattacatattatttatggttttttgctgatgtggcaacatatttattgaagaaagaggtagaaaaaataagactgcaagtcttatttagactctaagtccacattgttcgaggtaataaataactttagactctactatgatagagtctgcattgtgagtgcccttactaCAAAACGAGTACATTTGTCCTGTTTACGCATCTAAATTAATTTGCTGCTACCTACTACTAATACATACTGTCCAAATAATTAATCACAAAGCACATGACATGTCTCTGTCAATGATCGATGAAGGGCAAGGGAGTTTGGGTGGCCAAACACCTATGTGTTCACCAAAGCCATGGGGGAGATGCTGCTGGGACACTTTAGAGGAGATCTCGCAGTCGTCATCGTCCGGCCTAGCATCATAACCAGCATCCTGAACGAGCCGTTGCCTGGATGGATGGAAGGGATCAGGTACGTACGTGACCGAAATGACAGCAAATTCACCAGTTGAAGACATCCAATGGTTCTCCATCGGCTCTAAAGTATGCACAATATATTGCATAAGGAATATGGTTTCCTTTTGCAGGACAATTGACTCGTTCATCGTCGGCTACGCCAAGCAGGCTTTGTCAATCTTCTTAGTTGATCTCGACTTGATAATGGACGTGGTGAGTTTCCaaattaaataaattaaataaacacAGACCAAATTTAGAGGTCTTTGAGCTGTCCATTAATTACAGGCCTCGCTTCGCTGCCCAAATGACAATGACTCATTCattctaaggccagtctcaatgcatgtttcataggagtgtcatgcatattaaatagggtgccacataagtaaaattgctgacttggcagggtcattaaatgaaggagtttcatcagatgagagaggagtttgaTCCCATAAAattcatgtggctcggttacctactctatagttttggtaactgtgtcatgaaactatgcattgaaacTGGTCTAATTAGATCAGATGGTTAGAATCATCTGTTAATTACTAAAATAATATGTGGAATGTATATTATTTGACTTTtacattttgtaaaaaaaggTAAATAAGGAAGTTGTTTTATatatttaaatatttttttagatttacAAAATGTACTTTACTAATAATGAGGTGACAAAGGGAattgataatatttttttattaattaattaactcatttaaaatattaaaaataaatgGCTCGGATTTACTTGAGATATTATTATCTCATAGTAAGTAAACGGAGTACCGTAGTATTTTCCTTAATTACACCAGATGTGGTTATGATCATATTTTATCTCCTGAGAGGTAATAAGTGAAATATATAAatctactccctctgttccttTTTAATTGTCGTTTGCGCTTTCCGAAAAACAACTGTTggcaattatatattaaaaagtattaatatttataatacataattagtatcattagaaagatctttgaatctagttttttatcaaaattatttggagatataaatgttgcacgtattttctacaaattgagtcaaacttgtggcgcACACACCAACGGCGACAATTAAAAAAAACAGAGGGTGTATCtactaatttttattttttaaaatagaataaataagataagttttagattgattttttttaattctaGATCTAATTAATGCATGCGTGATGTGTTCGATGTGGTAAACCTCTTGCATCTTTGTGTTAGTCAACGTGTTTTGGCCCTATAAAGTGATTTCTCTTAATTTGATCAATTggctaatttgtttttttaatcaAGCATGTAACGTGTTTTGGCGCTGCAATTGTATTGGCCAACATTACGCAATTGATAAGGATAAAGGGTCATGTCATGTACATTCCACTGGCCACGATTGATCGCCAAATTGTGTCCTGAAAGGTGTATAATATGGAAGTCATAGTCAATAACGTGACATGTTCACTACATGACTTGTTGTTTAGCCTTGGCTAGCGTAACATGTTACTCACATGACTTTATGTAGTACTTTTTTACTACCTTTTATTACTTTGTTGACACATGACACATCGTAATTACATTAATTGACACATGACACATCATTAATTAGATAGTGATAGCCGTCCTTTAGAGAAATGAACCATAGGCGATCGAGTTCTGTGTCGAGAACATGCTTAGACTAGTAGCATGTTTCATggaagtgtcatgcacattaaatagagtgctacataagtaaaattgctgacttagcagagtcattaaatgaaggagtttcatctaatgagagaggagttttatccccataaaactcatggttcgcctagtttatagtcttgataaTTATgccataaaactatgcattgagactgaccttaatGCAGCTCGGGACACTCGCATTAGGTACCTATCATCATCAGTAAAACACTAACGAGCAGGGACGTACACTGTtgcattgagatgtgtgttttcacacttctcaaagcgaatccaatAGACGGAAGAGTGAGGACATATGACCTTAACGGCAAAATTAACTTTACCACGACAGATTCCGGGGGACATGGTGGTGAACGGCATGATGGTGGCCATGGCAGCGCACTCGGAGGATCAGACGACCCTGAGCATCTACCACCTGACGTCGTCGCTGCGGCAGCCGGCGCCGTACGCCGTCCTGGCCGAGTCGGCCCACCGCTACTTCCTCCACAACCCGCCGCGCTCCGGCGGCGTTGGCAAGAAGAACAACAGCGGCGAGCCCGCCGTGCAGCAGCTTAGCAGGATGCGCTTCTTCCGCACGCTCCCCAGGTTCCAAGCCTACATGGCCGTCAAGTTCAGGCTTCCCCTCGAGGCCCTTCGCCTGCTCAACATCGCCCTGTGCGGCGCCTTCTCCCGGCGCTACGACGAGCTCAGCAGGAAGTTCAGATACGTCATGCATATTGCAGAGCTGTATGCTCCATACGCCTTGTTCAAAGGATGGTAAGGAATCAGCCGACCAAATAAAgccttcttcttgttttcatttttgttttgttttgtttttttttttggcattttgggattcatggccgcgagctcaccgtcgtttGGGTTTGGTTGAAAGCTTCGACGACTCCAACACAGAGAGGCTGAGGGCGGCGACGGcgaacaacaacaataataacggGCAAGACAGGAAATATGATGACTTTGGTTTTGATCCCAAGTGCATAGACTGGGACGACTACTTCTACAGGGTTCACATCCCAGGTGTTGTTAAGTACCTGTGTgattagttgagagagagataaATGTATCTCATGTGTTTTAAACAATACACAAGTATGTCGGTGTGTGCGGTGTGTTGTGCTGCAAATATTAAGTCCTCTCAGAGAGGTGCATTAGCATTCTTGTTCAGTGGCTATAAGGAAAGCAAGTCATTAGATTTCTCGTGTTACTACATTCTTTTTGAGAATAATGGTACAGCTTTTACTTTGGTCCTATATGCCACCGAAATGTGTCTTATGTTAGGAGCTTGGTTGCACGgggttgaaaaaaaaaatcctcatatttatgccttgtttagttccaaaaaaaaaattcttgtTACACATTTAATGAAAGCACATTCCAAATTCTTGTTTTAAAAATTAGCTATTTTTACCACGCCAAGGAATATAGCGTGACAAATATGTGCAATCATGTCATGTGAGTTGACCACTACTGTATCTCTAATAAAGATAAACTTTACTAGCTATTTCTATTGCTATGCAAAGTGTCCATATCAGCATCCATTACAACATCCCACTAGCACATAGCATACTACTGGAAACATATTCTTTGTCGAGGGTGTCTGGCTTTTCCGAGGGTCAGTCAAAAAAGCCTCCAGCAAAGATAGCCAGACCCGCGACAAAGAAACGGCCCTCGGCAACAGAACTCTTTGTCGAGGGTCGGCAAACTTGCCCTCGACAAAGAATGCTTGATGGGCCACCGATGTTAGTCTTGCCGAGGGCCTGCCGTCAGGTCCTCAACAaagatttttatatttttttttaaataaatcctTGCCGAGGGCCGTAGACGAGGCCCTCAGCGaagattttttttggtttttttgaaCCCAGTTTTTTGTGGGGCTATAATACATTATTTAAAAGGCAATTTCAAAATTTGGGCCACTTTTGccttttttgtttatatttcctCAATTTATTTCGTTTTATTGTTTTTTTtggaaatttcaaatttaaactGCAGGTGCAAAGAATAATGCAATTTAGTGCTTCGAAAAATGTTATTCATAGTATTTGGTGTACGTTGAGTCCCTATACATGAAATCAAATCAAATTTCGAGCATCTTGTTCACATAACATGACAAGAAGCTAGCTGAAAAAGTgttcaaaaaatatataaaatccATATGAAGTCCAAAAATTACGAAACTTGTCGAGATGTCATGTTATGGCATGCGGAGGCTGTGGTAAAAAAGTGAGAAAGTTCCGAGCAAGTTGTGACGTCAGACGCCTAAAACCCGTTCGCCGCAACTACGCCCGGCTATGCCGCCCCTGCCCGGCCACACGCGACTCCCTTGCGCGCGCCGCCACTTCCCCTGCCTGGAGACTGCGCCTGACCGCGCCGCCCTCGCCCGGCCACGCGCGTCGCGTCCTTTGCTGGGCTGCTCGCGTCGCCAGCGCCGAGCCCCTCGGCCACCGTCCTCCTCCACCCGCGCCGCCACCGAGCCCCCGTCGCCCGTCGTCCTCCCTTGCTCGTGCCACCCCCACCAAGCCCCTCGGTCGGCGCGGCCCGCACATCCCCATCGGTCTGCTCCTCCACCGGCCGTGGCCGCTCGCTACACCCTGCCGCCCCCCGCAGCCGCCGCCGGCAGCTGACCCCTGCCTAGCCACGTGGCAAGCTTGGAAGGGTGAGGAGGAGGTACTAGGAAGAAGAATAAGAATGAAgtagaaggaagaagaagatggtagaaaaaggaggaagaaggaggaggagaaggggagaggaggaagaagccaAGGTGGAGAGGAGGAGGTGCCTCCATCGTCGTCTCCGCGTGCCCGTCTCCTCTATCACTCAACCGGCTACGAGCACGAGCAAGGTATATCAACCCCTTCTTTGCTTGTCGGCCTTTGTGCCATTGTGCTTATTAGCCTTCTCCCGTTGTAATGTCAACCTTTGTGCCGCTGTGCTTATCAGCCATCGTGCCGTTGGGATTGTCGGCCATCGTGCCGTTGTTTCTTACAGGTTTTGAAAACCTCCCCGTGCAGGGGAGGTGCtgtccaaattttgaacttataGTCTCGTGTTTCTTCTTTTGCAGAGCATGACTTATCGGACAGGACCTAGAGGACCTCGATCGTCTTCATCGGTGTTGCCGGTCTGCCTGCACTGGATCGCCTCGCCATTGCGTGGACTCACCACTGCCCCACTAGCCTACCTTCACCGACAACCTAGGTATAAATCGTCTCCAACCCGGGCGAGGAGGTCTCGGAGTTCTCTGCGTGGGCTATGTCCCACATGGGTAGGGCGTTGTTCTCTGTCTCCTTTGATCCGGCTGCTCCCTCACAGTCGTACTCTGACCCAAACATGTACACTAAAGTTCAAGAGTACACGTTAGCAGTAAGGGAGATCCATGGAGAAGATTACAATGTGCGCACTGAGCCCATTGATACAGAAGCGATCATGAGGCTCGGAGGAGGCAAGAAGCATGGGTGGCTGTGGATTGTAGATGGTGCCATCGACTCcacctgtaacaccctaggtgtttgtcacttactaagtactaggtttgagctcaaacatgacaagttcaatggtaatatagaggtcaaagtcaatctatgaaagtaaaccccaacttgggcttggtggatgcaaccttgcttgcatatatgcctttttaaaaggtatgcttggatgatgctaatggaacctttttcatgtgtcttatatccatcccaatctatgttggtctctggaaaagtttggtgaagtttggaatcaagaagtcacatgaaatgataagttatatccttgccggaatgactctattaaggaaatagaatcatgggtcaccaaccaaaccttgcaaacttgctcatatgacactagatgaattatacaacaaaagtcgtgaagggttcatgttgagcttatgtcaagaaaatgcttcaattggcctaaaatcctatttggagctttatcgggttactacTTTGACCAAGGTGAAAGATTGACTTCggttgcagttatgaggtttgaccctaaatgaaagttgtggttttgcttctgtagaagaaactttattcaaaggtcaagaaccaaatcagcctgcaaacagttcaaacagaggctcgaagttcgaatcagctgctgtttttcagccctgagaaatagttctaagtccctagaaggacagcagtgagttaactccttcgtgacgttttattatgcaaattcatatggtaactcaattatattccttaatatgagttggagtactcttcttgatgaaagcaatgggttaagtatcatcaaattttgagttcatttggatgttcaaaaatagctcacaaaacagcaaaagattaatttatcgctaaacggacgtcgacccgttggcatgccgcgttctcgtgtttttgttaagcaactcaagttggtccaagaataaaagtggtggacaattacttggagaaggtcatgtaaaaagttgcatcatgtttgacatggtttggaccatcaattcttggttttgctaatcaccgtcaataagTTGACACTCATGACTTGGCATTAAGTTATCTcctaatctgttggtctaatgactGAGCACCCTTAATaaaagttggagagcaggccgacGTGAGCAAACTTCCTTTTTGGCCCAATGTCCAAATCGGCCCGTAAGGAGTCCAAAAACGCGTCCCACCTGAGCCACTTCATTGCCCGACACGTGCTCGATAAAATGCCTCAACGGACAACACGCGTCCCGGACGTGGCATCCATGCCCGAGCGCGCCCCTCCTCATCTGCTACTCGCCCTGGCGCCCCCACGCCCGGTTGTCGAAGTGGAGAAGCACCCCAGCGCCTTCCTCACCCATCTCCACCCCCGGCTCGCTCTCTCCCTCGCCCTATGGCCACTCCAGAGCAGGGCCACCATGGCCGGCCGCCATGCCTCAGGGGTGAGCGTGGCCAAGCCACCACGAGCCTCCTCGCGCCGAGCTGAGTGGTCTTATGGATGCGGGGAAGTCTCCTGGTGCTCCCCCACCCCTCCCTCACCGCCGGCGTGGCCATCATTGGCCAGAAAGCGCAAGGCCGGCGATCCTCCTCCGTTCTCTGTTCGTAACAAGAAAGGACCTCGTGTTCGAATAAGAAACAacccagggttccagatgcgaagctaagactcatatgaatagtgcatCTGgactgcagttgatttcgagaaaCTCCAGGGTTTCCgaagcaaaagtgttttcctttatcttttcTTTGTGCAGATTTCTGGATGAACTTTAGAAattcatagtaattcatagaaaagtcgtcaaatagcaaatgtggactttttggaatccttgtgaaattctctatgcagtagatctataatatggcatggtttagtttgatattttagtcgtaaaaatagttttatacagttaggttttgattgcttgttatatttgtcctttttataactgctgtgttgttgctccaataaatgtgaaaatattgtgacatgcttttaatatgatatttgatgtctggcatttgtttcaggaatttaggattgatagattaagagttatgaaaataacaaatgccctgtgttgctttgctcctattctgagtggatctgcatgtttgtatttttTTGGCTCAGTTCAGTTATGAATCATGCcttaatgaaaatatataagttttattacttttcatgagctttccaaaaagataaatagcacaatttttggttgagcacatgttgagttatagtggtttaaagtactgttccagtttctgtctaaacccagacagaattgcattgtttgtaatgtaagaccttgttagtggtatatttagctctagatgtttataacaaagttgttcacaatttcgtaagctttctagaaagtacacaatcataaattatggacatatgaacttcaagttatagctgtttaatgtagc is a window from the Sorghum bicolor cultivar BTx623 chromosome 5, Sorghum_bicolor_NCBIv3, whole genome shotgun sequence genome containing:
- the LOC8072774 gene encoding fatty acyl-CoA reductase 1 isoform X1 translates to MIGDELDSEVVVRYFRGKSILITGSTGFLGKVLAEKILRVQPDVKKLFLLIRAADVESAKQRVETEVTGREIFQILKQKHGNGFEGFIQEKVCPLPGDVMYENLGLAPAKLREVWKEIDIIVNGAATTNFYERYDVAFDTNVMGAKRICEFAKRCSKLKMLLHVSTAYVAGEQEGIVLEKPFHLGETLREGTHLDIESELNLIKETRRELKANRSSEKAERRTMKELGLKRAREFGWPNTYVFTKAMGEMLLGHFRGDLAVVIVRPSIITSILNEPLPGWMEGIRTIDSFIVGYAKQALSIFLVDLDLIMDVIPGDMVVNGMMVAMAAHSEDQTTLSIYHLTSSLRQPAPYAVLAESAHRYFLHNPPRSGGVGKKNNSGEPAVQQLSRMRFFRTLPRFQAYMAVKFRLPLEALRLLNIALCGAFSRRYDELSRKFRYVMHIAELYAPYALFKGCFDDSNTERLRAATANNNNNNGQDRKYDDFGFDPKCIDWDDYFYRVHIPGVVKYLCD
- the LOC8072774 gene encoding fatty acyl-CoA reductase 1 isoform X2 produces the protein MYENLGLAPAKLREVWKEIDIIVNGAATTNFYERYDVAFDTNVMGAKRICEFAKRCSKLKMLLHVSTAYVAGEQEGIVLEKPFHLGETLREGTHLDIESELNLIKETRRELKANRSSEKAERRTMKELGLKRAREFGWPNTYVFTKAMGEMLLGHFRGDLAVVIVRPSIITSILNEPLPGWMEGIRTIDSFIVGYAKQALSIFLVDLDLIMDVIPGDMVVNGMMVAMAAHSEDQTTLSIYHLTSSLRQPAPYAVLAESAHRYFLHNPPRSGGVGKKNNSGEPAVQQLSRMRFFRTLPRFQAYMAVKFRLPLEALRLLNIALCGAFSRRYDELSRKFRYVMHIAELYAPYALFKGCFDDSNTERLRAATANNNNNNGQDRKYDDFGFDPKCIDWDDYFYRVHIPGVVKYLCD